A single window of Nicotiana sylvestris chromosome 3, ASM39365v2, whole genome shotgun sequence DNA harbors:
- the LOC104212621 gene encoding nematode resistance protein-like HSPRO2 → MVDYDRKTKMISSDMTSKSPRISNKLQISIPAAAPIRLTELSAASDSACSAYEHYLRLPELKKMWSSGEFPSWKNESLLKPALQGLETTFRFVSIVLSDPRPYANRREWKRRLESLAMDQIEIISLLCEDEEEDPETRGTAPVGDLTSSTSVLARHNSSAEVWKLSDETTVVSQTSEASLLPRLAAWQKSEDIAQKIMYSIECEMRRCPYTLGLGEPNLSGKPSLEYDAVVKPSELHALKKSPSDRMNLDNFENRTLYTTHQILETWIYASKMLLKRIAERIDRKDYEKAVNDCWLLEKTWKLLIEIEDLHLLMDPDDFLRLKNQLSIKATAESELFCFRSKGLVEITKLSKDLKHKVPNILDVEVDPQGGPRIQEAAMDLFRKKESFEKIHLLQALQAIEMAVKRFYYSYKQLLVIVMGSLEAKGNTKFMAVDTSDALAQIFLEPTYFPSLDAAKTFLGEHWSHEHGKYSPERSNKA, encoded by the coding sequence ATGGTTGATTACGATAGAAAGACAAAGATGATATCCTCTGATATGACTAGCAAATCGCCGAGGATTTCAAATAAGCTTCAAATTTCAATACCAGCTGCGGCACCTATTCGGCTGACGGAGCTGTCGGCGGCGTCTGATTCAGCTTGTTCAGCTTACGAACACTACCTCAGGCTACCGGAGCTGAAGAAGATGTGGAGCTCTGGAGAATTTCCGAGTTGGAAGAATGAATCGTTGCTCAAACCGGCTTTGCAAGGTTTGGAAACGACTTTTCGGTTCGTTTCTATTGTGTTGTCTGATCCTAGACCGTATGCGAACCGGAGAGAATGGAAGCGGAGGCTTGAATCGTTGGCGATGGATCAGATTGAAATCATATCTCTGTTGtgcgaagatgaagaagaggatcCAGAGACCCGTGGAACGGCTCCCGTCGGTGACCTCACGTCGTCAACTAGTGTATTGGCTCGTCACAACAGTTCAGCGGAGGTGTGGAAGCTTTCTGATGAGACGACGGTTGTCAGCCAGACGAGTGAGGCCAGCTTGTTGCCTCGTCTCGCAGCTTGGCAAAAGTCCGAAGACATAGCGCAGAAGATTATGTATTCCATTGAATGTGAAATGAGGAGGTGTCCATACACTCTCGGATTAGGCGAGCCGAATCTGAGCGGCAAGCCCAGCCTTGAATATGACGCAGTAGTCAAGCCATCGGAACTTCACGCTCTGAAGAAAAGCCCCTCCGATCGCATGAATTTGGACAATTTCGAAAACCGAACGCTGTACACGACACACCAGATCCTCGAAACATGGATCTACGCGTCAAAAATGCTTTTGAAGAGAATCGCTGAGAGAATCGATCGCAAAGACTACGAAAAAGCCGTTAACGACTGCTGGTTACTGGAGAAAACGTGGAAACTCCTAATCGAAATCGAAGACCTTCACTTGCTGATGGATCCAGATGATTTTCTACGCCTAAAAAACCAATTATCCATCAAAGCAACTGCCGAATCGGAGCTATTTTGCTTCCGATCCAAAGGACTCgttgaaattaccaaactatccAAGGATCTAAAACACAAAGTGCCGAACATTCTAGACGTAGAGGTAGATCCCCAGGGGGGACCAAGAATTCAAGAGGCAGCCATGGATTTGTTCAGGAAAAAGGAAAGCTTCGAGAAGATTCACTTGCTTCAAGCTTTACAAGCAATTGAAATGGCAGTGAAGAGATTCTACTATTCGTATAAGCAGTTGTTAGTAATTGTTATGGGGAGTTTAGAAGCTAAAGGGAACACAAAATTTATGGCCGTTGACACAAGCGATGCATTGGCTCAGATCTTCCTTGAGCCGACGTATTTTCCTAGTTTGGATGCTGCAAAAACTTTTCTAGGAGAACATTGGAGTCATGAGCATGGGAAATATAGTCCAGAGAGAAGTAACAAGGCCTAA